In Helicobacter mastomyrinus, the sequence TGCCTCGCCTAGCCTCTATCCTAGTGAGCTAGAAAAAAGTGAGATTCTATCTCTTATCCATAATGCCCCACCTGATAGCAATATTAGAGCTATTCGCTACCAAGCAAGAAATATCGCCACAAGCTCCCCGCTCATCAATGGATATTTTGATACGCTTGATAAAGAGATTTTTGGGGATAATGGCATTATCTTGGATTTACACACGCACGATTGCAAACTTAATGCAGATATAGAAAATAAGTGGTGGGAATGGAGGGAAAACATACCCTACTCTAGCCTTGATTTTTGGGATATAGAATCTTTGAGTTTGCTCTATTTCAAAAGAGATGGGGAATGTTTTATTTATATCAATGAAACAAAAGAGGGCTTAAGCCTCAAGGTGATTGACCCCGACAATATTGATGAGAGCATAGACAACCCTACGCAAAATATTCATAAGGGCATTGCTTTTGATAAGCAAGGACTGCCAATAGCATATTTTATCACTGATAGTGATGCAAAGGTGCAAAGAATCCCTAGCTCTCACATATTGCATTTTTTTAAGCGTCTATCAACCTCACAAACTAGAGGAGTAAGCTCTCTCTCCTGCGTGATTTATCCTAATTTTCAAAAAGATAAATTTAAGAGTGCCGAGCTTAAAAGAGCAAGATTGCAAAGTGAAATTACAGGATTTTTTATCCCCAATGAAAAAGAAGTTATTCCAAGTTTTGATAATGGAGAGGAAGAAGAGCAAAATAATCAAGAAATTACCCAAATAGCAGAGGTAGGCAAAATGACTTATATTAATGATGACATCAAACCCTACTTTACAGAATCACACAATGCAACCAATATTGAGTTTTTCATTAAGCAAACCGATAAAGAAATCGCAAAGGCTTTGGGGATTAGCTATAGCACTTTAACAGGAGATTTAAATGAAGTGAATTATAGCTCTATTCGACACGGGAGCAGTGAGCAAAGGAGGCAATTTAGAGGATTGCAAAACTTCATCATTCGCAATTTGCATAATAAAGTCTTCGAAGCGTGGGTAAAAAATGAAATTAAAAGAGGCAATATTGAACTCAAAGATTATCATACAATCATCAATGGCTACACTTTTAAGCCTCAAGGTTGGGAGTATATCGACCCATACAAAGAAACCAATGCAAATAAAATTGCCATAGAAAGCGGACAAAAAACACTAAGTGAAATCCTAAGAGAAAAGGGCAAAGAATTAGATTCTCATATTCAAGAGCTTATTAAAGAAAATGAAGTCTATGAAATCTTAGCCAAACGCAAAAAAGGCAAATAATCCTTGCGTCTTAAAAAATCTACAATACTTAAAAACAAAAAGGAATGCGATGTTTAAAGATATAAAACCTTTAAGCTTACAATTTGAAGATAGCATTATTAAAGAGAACGACTGGACGATTAGCTTCACTGCACTTAGTCATAATGCACTCATTAAACGCAGTGGATTTTTTGGTGATTTCTATATCAGTATCAATACAGATAGCATAGATTTTAATGCAAAAACATTCTATCTTGACCATAGCGTGAGCTTTGAAAATGCAATAGGCAAGATTATAGAATTTAAAAGAGATACAGAGGGTAATCTCAAGGTTAAAGTGCAATTTTACCCAGATATAGAAGAATCTCATAACGCATTCTTAAAGTATCAAAAAGGCTTAAGCAATAGTGTAAGTGTAGGTTTTGGGGAATGTGAAATAGTAGAGAAAGAGAAGATAGACAATCTTCCACACTATCATATTCAAAGTGGAGAAATAATAGAACTTAGCGCAGTATGGCAAGGAGCTGACCCTAATGCAGTTATATCCGAGTTTTGCCTAAGCAAACAAAATCAAACAAAGGAGGCAACAATGCCACAATACAATGAAAGAGCTTTATCAAATACAGATTCTAAAGAATCTCAATCTTATCTAACACAAGGAGTAAAAATGAATGAAGAGCTTAAAACACAAGTAGAACAACTAAGTGCGCGTCAAGATGAGGTAAAACAAATCATTGAGTTAGGCAAAATTGCAAATGCGAGTGATAAAGCATTAAAAGCCATTGAAACACAAATGAGCTATAAGGAATTTAGCCAAAG encodes:
- a CDS encoding phage portal protein codes for the protein MGIFDFFFKKQKGKIPKKFYASPSLYPSELEKSEILSLIHNAPPDSNIRAIRYQARNIATSSPLINGYFDTLDKEIFGDNGIILDLHTHDCKLNADIENKWWEWRENIPYSSLDFWDIESLSLLYFKRDGECFIYINETKEGLSLKVIDPDNIDESIDNPTQNIHKGIAFDKQGLPIAYFITDSDAKVQRIPSSHILHFFKRLSTSQTRGVSSLSCVIYPNFQKDKFKSAELKRARLQSEITGFFIPNEKEVIPSFDNGEEEEQNNQEITQIAEVGKMTYINDDIKPYFTESHNATNIEFFIKQTDKEIAKALGISYSTLTGDLNEVNYSSIRHGSSEQRRQFRGLQNFIIRNLHNKVFEAWVKNEIKRGNIELKDYHTIINGYTFKPQGWEYIDPYKETNANKIAIESGQKTLSEILREKGKELDSHIQELIKENEVYEILAKRKKGK